In the Ricinus communis isolate WT05 ecotype wild-type chromosome 3, ASM1957865v1, whole genome shotgun sequence genome, TGATGACGTGGATGGCTTCTTTAAGCAGAGCTGCAGGACTGGAGGAAGGAGGAACACCACCTTCTTCCATTAAAGTTGAAGTCACAAAAATTGCCGACTTCCCGAATTTCTTCTCAAAATTCATCTGTGACATTAAGAGCTGCTTGTCATCCTCtcctgaagaagaagaagatgaacaGGTCAGGATTTTTGGGGGAAGGAAAATTTGAGAAGCAAGTGACAAGTAGAAGAGTTATTAGTGAGCTATTGCTTTTGACCACCTTCAAGATTTGCAACTTCTCCATTTGCACCTTGCTTAGCATTCTTCTTTTTGCGGCGTCCAAGACATGGACAGCAGTCACACATTACCATCTTTGGGCGCTTGGGGCCCTTTGGAGGTAAATAACCATACAAAGCTTGCCTTCTGAAAACACATCCTGTCCCGACATATACTGGACCCTGAATTCCATCTAGACCTTTCATGTTAATCTGCAGGAACAGAAAGAACAACAAATATTAGTTGATTTCCTTCTCTGCACAATTTTTACGGGATAAAAGGAGAATTTATATACAAAGAAAGGACTTACATCAAAGAAAACAGTGTTTCTGTTTGCATATCGATCGTGTCTATCAATACCATCAAATCTTTGAGGAAACTGTACATAGCAAACTTTCTTTCCAATCTGAGGATCCATCAAGAAACACATGGCTTCTCGGACGGCCTTGCtgttatttatataatgatCACAATCCAAGTTCAGCATGAAAGGTGCATTGGTGAGTACGGCGGAGACTCGAATCTGAGAAATTCCAAACAAGTTATATTAGTTATTGCTACTTGCTAGGGTGAGTgaatataaaaagtttaaggTTGTTTTGACAGTTTATTTAGTTTACCAGGGCATTCATGGCACCGGCTTTCTTGTGATGTGCAAATCCAGGCCTTTTCTCACGAGAGACATAAACAAGGCGAGGAAGCTCATTCCCTTCAACATCATGGCCTCCACTATGACCAAGAAACACTTGAATCATACCAGGATGATCCTTGGTATTGTTTCCAGGCCATGGAGTTCCATCTTGCATAATCCACCCCTCTGGAGGAACCTTCTGTGCTTTTGCTACAATAGCATTGATCCGAACCTTGAATTCTTCATATTCTCTCTGTCAAAGGCAAGAACATCATGATACATTAACCAAAACAGCTCCAAGTCTTACAATGCTGTCAAAATAATCCTAATTATTTGGGTAGGCTATATCGCAAACCTTCATAGCTCTACGTTCTTTAACAAATGTAGGCTGCACTTTGTCCTTGAGATAATCCACCTTCAAAGTGAAGTACATCTCAGGTGCTCGAGGCTCGATGTTGAACTTCTTGCAGAATGGAACCCATTTCCGAGCAAATTCAGCAGTTTCAGACATGGCTTCAAAGGTGCACATGGAAGCACCGTCATCAGAGAGGTAGCATGAGATCTTCTCTACTGGGTAGTCCACAGATAAGATTGAGAGAAGTGTATTTGCAGTCACAAGAGGGGGCTCCTTCATTGGATCCACAGTACTGACGAAGAAATCCACAGGAGCTAGCATATTGGGCTCACCTTCCCGCTCATATCTGCATTACACAACTTATCAGTGCTAAATCTAGACACAGAAGGTTAGGTCATGCCATATATTAGCTTCTGTGTGTATCTCTGACATTATACATTTCTCGACTAAGGTATCTTTTCGGTGTGATTAGGCTTAATTACTATGAATCTCTTCATAGTTCGATTCGGTTCAACGGGACGAAGGTCCATTTCTAAAGTGGGTTGCACTTGGAAAATACTCCTTTAGAAGCTCGTGTATTCTTTTATTtcggaaaaaagaaaaaaacataaatatcttttttttaattaaatttacggtttgatttatttgtttttttatttttactgacttaaaatattataaatatggatttttaacttttttttcccaaatttataattgtctttttttccatttttttttaataaaacaactaaaacgactgaaaaacaattaaaaataattagaaaaataatttaaaaataacaaaataataattacactgtaaatttaaaaagaaaaataatatttttaaaaataaatcttttgttgattttaatatatttttaacaattttctatttttatatatttttatttttgaataagttaggcttatgatttaaatatgGGCAATAAAATTTCAGGCTCAATTTAGTCTGGGTTTATGATaatgaatagaaaaataatatatactgtaagtgatttatattttaatattaaataatttacatatatgattaattaattaaaattaataatatatgttaatCTTAGACACAACCTTATTCCATACGCAATCATAGCCACAACACTTCAATAGTGTATTCTCTATGCCAatcagtttcttttttttttttttttttttttttttcaatgaCATAAAACTTTGATCCTAATAATGTTAATCATAAGTTAACTAAAGAAACTTCGGTAGGTATTAAGTCAATATAGAGAGAGGTGTACCTGAGAGAAAGGCGATCGAGATAGGTCTCCCGATCAATTGGTAGCCACTTGGGGAACTGATCAAGAATCCATGAAATCGCAAACCAAATTTCACAGGTGACAGAAGTTAGCCAGAGACCAATAGCATCATGTACAGGGTTCATAAGTCTATAACGAAGAAAGAACGCCAATATCACAAGGCGAGCTACAATAATCATTCTGTAAGGGTTGATCTTGCTTGATGCAATTGGTACTTTTCTTGACAGTGGCTGCCTTGTCTCATCCAACCTGCAACGCACAGTTTTTCCATTATGAAACTTGAGAAAATGCAAACAGAAATGTTATTTCTTGTAATTATAGTTGTCAACAGCAATACCAAACACAATCATAAGAAGGTGGCAAGAAACTTACGTGGCTGCATCAGGGTCATCATCTTCAGGTCCCAGACTGCCCTGCTGCAGTTTCCAGTCATCCATCCTTTCCTTCCAccctccttctttcttttcatcccATCTTGCACTTCCTGTTTCATGCAAAAATACTcagatattagaaaatgataaagttttcatatatatatatttgccaAGAAATATATGCTTATATACCAGGCTCAGAAACTGGATATGGGTGCACCCTTTTATGAAGTGAAGAAGCCAACATCTGATCTCCATAAGATCCGACAGGGAACTCTCCACTCACCTGCATGTGCATGTTTACATATTCATGTCTTTAAAGCTGTAGAAAGATCGATCCATTGAATCGAAATAAAAGCGAAACAAACAATCTGATCTgaactatttttcttatttttttatcttatttttttttctgttgttGTTGCTTACAGGTCTTGATCTGCCACCAGCTATAACAGGTGGGATTTGggtatttatttcttcatcGTCACGACCTCTTCCATAAGTCATCTTCCCATGAAGCATTGCTTCTGTAAGATGCTTGTTCTTGTCCTGCTCATTTTCAATGTTGAACTCATGCTCAATATCATCTGTATCCTCTTCGTCGTCATCTCCTGCCACCCTGGGACTCCCTGTGCAACATTTTCTCCAACAGAATTAATCGGAGAAATTAAATAGGTTGGAACGACAtccaagaaaaaatatatatatcattaatattttgtaTGCATATATGTATGTAGTACCCTTAAGACGCTTGTATCTAGTTTTGCACTGAGGGCAAACTTGGGTCCCTTCTCTCCTTTCATACTCATAACAAGGCCTACAAGCAGGAAAACCACACTCATTGCAAGCTACGAACAAATCTCCATCAACTGTTAATCCAATTTCATCACCACATATCTCACAAACTTGACCATCCAAGTTCTTTAATGGCTTATGCTGCACAATCACAAGAAACccaccaaaaaagaaaagaagaaaaagtaaattaatatgCCAAACGGAGAGTTAATTAAGCACCAAACATGAAGGGCTTTTCTTTGCTGTACCTCTTCATGTCCATGAATGACAACAAGCTCGTTCCGGTTATGAGAGCCGGCAACAAGTCCAGCGCCTGCTTCCATGGCGAATGGAGAGAAGGGAAAGAGAGAAGTGAGTTTAGGAATGGGTGGTGAAAGagtgtttctttttatttaatgaaagaaaaagggtaGTAGGGTAAAGAAGGTGGAAAACCTCTCACCTAATGCGTCCGGGT is a window encoding:
- the LOC8270711 gene encoding cellulose synthase A catalytic subunit 7 [UDP-forming]; this translates as MEAGAGLVAGSHNRNELVVIHGHEEHKPLKNLDGQVCEICGDEIGLTVDGDLFVACNECGFPACRPCYEYERREGTQVCPQCKTRYKRLKGSPRVAGDDDEEDTDDIEHEFNIENEQDKNKHLTEAMLHGKMTYGRGRDDEEINTQIPPVIAGGRSRPVSGEFPVGSYGDQMLASSLHKRVHPYPVSEPGSARWDEKKEGGWKERMDDWKLQQGSLGPEDDDPDAATLDETRQPLSRKVPIASSKINPYRMIIVARLVILAFFLRYRLMNPVHDAIGLWLTSVTCEIWFAISWILDQFPKWLPIDRETYLDRLSLRYEREGEPNMLAPVDFFVSTVDPMKEPPLVTANTLLSILSVDYPVEKISCYLSDDGASMCTFEAMSETAEFARKWVPFCKKFNIEPRAPEMYFTLKVDYLKDKVQPTFVKERRAMKREYEEFKVRINAIVAKAQKVPPEGWIMQDGTPWPGNNTKDHPGMIQVFLGHSGGHDVEGNELPRLVYVSREKRPGFAHHKKAGAMNALIRVSAVLTNAPFMLNLDCDHYINNSKAVREAMCFLMDPQIGKKVCYVQFPQRFDGIDRHDRYANRNTVFFDINMKGLDGIQGPVYVGTGCVFRRQALYGYLPPKGPKRPKMVMCDCCPCLGRRKKKNAKQGANGEVANLEGEDDKQLLMSQMNFEKKFGKSAIFVTSTLMEEGGVPPSSSPAALLKEAIHVISCGYEDKTDWGLELGWIYGSITEDILTGFKMHCRGWRSIYCMPKLPAFKGSAPINLSDRLNQVLRWALGSVEIFFSRHSPCWYGYKEGKLKWLERFAYVNTTVYPFTSLPLLAYCTLPAICLLTDKFIMPEISTFASLFFIALFLSIFGTGILELRWSGVSIEEWWRNEQFWVIGGISAHLFAVVQGLLKVLAGIDTNFTVTSKATDDEDFAELYAFKWTTLLIPPTTILIINLVGVVAGVSDAINNGYQSWGPLFGKLFFAFWVIVHLYPFLKGLMGRQNRTPTIVVIWSVLLASIFSLLWVRIDPFVMKTKGPDTKQCGINC